agttttcggacaataacttcagaaactttggactaggatcacaaaacttcatagtgaggtcaaaggtcagagtgacccggatcatttaaaccttttctggacaataacttgagaacgcttgggccgaggatcatgaaacttaatagggagattgatcatgaccagcagatgacctgtattgattttgaggtcagtaggtcaaaggtcaagcaagttcggctttaacattggcttagttctgtgacaaggctatattgtgggggtataattcattcgtcacttttgcttgtgacctctctagaggccatactattcaatgtatcttcatgaaaattggtcagaatgttaaccttgatgatatctaggtcaagttcgaaactgggtcacttgcctttaaaaactaggtcagtaggtcaaataatagaaaaaccttgtgacctctctagaggccatatttttcagggaactgtatgaaagttggtttgaatgttcatcttgatgatatctaggtcaagttcgaaactgggtcagctacagtcaaaaactaggtcagtaggtctaaaaatagaaaaaccttgtgacctcttagaggccatacttttcaatggattttcatgaaaattggtcagaatgttcaccttgatgatatctaggtcgagttagaaactgggtcacatgccatcaaaaactaggttagtaggtcaaataataaaaaaaccttgtgacctctctagaggccatatttttcataggatctgtatgaaagttggtctgaatattcatcttaatgatatctaggtcaagttcgtaactgggtcacgtggcttcaaaaactaggtcagtaggtctaaaaatagaaaaacattttgaccactctagaggccatatttttcaatggatctacatgaaaatttgtctgaatgttcactttgatgatatctagataaagtttgaaactgggtcacgtgtggtcaaaactaggtcagtaggtataaaaatagaaaaaccttgtgacctctagaggccatactcttcatgcgatcttcatgaaaattggtgagaatgttcaccttgataatatctaggtcaagttcagaactgggtcatgtgccttcaaaaactaggtcattaggtcaaataatagaaaaaccttgtgacctctctagaagccatatttttcaattggatcttcatgaaaattgggtcatatggagacaggtgagcgattcgggaccatcatggtcctcttgttttgtttctgaAGCTTTAcgaagcaagcaattaaactcaagtgagcgataaagggccatcatggtcctctgaATTAATCGTCTGCCTTCATAATATGTCCATCCTGATTTTGACACctgtctgtaactttgtcattcattgCTGGATTTTACCAAACATTTACTCAGATACCAGTATGTCTGCTAACACGTCTATTCAAATGATGATTTATGTGAATGGAATTTATAaatgacatcttctcatgaacaacATGCtgtttctcaaaaaaaaaaaaacttgatctgtagcatcctgTATAGTCTTTTCTGAAGTTTTGTTTTCTTGACATGTCATTTCTCAATTAGCCCCCCCTCTCTgaagtttgttaaaatgttttcactaAGCAAACAATAATAGGAAAAACTTTATGCTGTAGCAACCTTccttacatttcttgtgattgtTTTGCTTGACCCCTTTGAAGGGCCGCCAAagctaaaaagtggaaaaaaCTTTAATCTTCATCCTATAAATCCCTTGATATAACTTCGTCAGACCTGGTCTGTTGCATCTTTGTGTAGGATTTCTCTCTAGTGATTTCAAAAGATTCTGCTTGGCCCCTTTTGagtggccaccagagctaaaaacaaaatattgtatgcTTCCTATGTATGAACTGCTGTATCTTTAGCTAAATTGATCTATATTATTCTTGTATGGACTTTTCTCAAgtttatattgttttgaagaagccagtttaaaaaataaatagaggatattcaagttttttgcatgaatatgtttttattttcatcgagtggtatgaaaataaaatatttcacgaactatgttttttttcatacctcaagatgaaaataaaaactgtattcatgcaaaaaatttgaattttctgtttattatatacacaaatgatttaaaacgtcatttgtttacatttagaagTTAGAATgagcgacaacaacaacaaagcatTTTCAGTACAGCGGAAATTAagtcttattttagaaataaacaaaaaacgttACCTTTACAGCATCCGCAAAGACATTGAATATGAAAGTCTAGTTGTACAAGTTGCATACAACTCACAGTTCCCAATAATATCGACATATTGTTGTGAGATTTTctgccccacttcgaagaagtaggggtatattgttttgcagatgtccagaatgcttaggcctaggatcatgaaagttggtaggaTGGTTGTTCATAATCAGCAGATgtcccctatcgattttgagatcagtaggtcaaaggtcaaggttacagtgacccagaacagttaaaaggtttaaaattgatatagaggcagatgacccctattgattttgagatcaggaGCGGTTTAATGGTTCCCTGATGATAATGCCACGTACTCGTACAAATACTGCTTAGAATGTACCATAGGCGGGCTGCGATAATTATTGATTCtatattttgacttgaaatagTTTGCCTCACTATTCATATACATTTTTCCCCTTCAGATGGTAAATCTACCTAAGTAACTGCTCAAGAATACCAAAGTAGTTCCGGAAtaccagtgaaaatatagaaaatatgtgtgtgtgttttttatagGCAGAGAATGCTTTCTTTATCCCATCcacaggggataccaattcagtGAATTTACTTGTTATATATGAAATACATGGTTGAATATTTATTTCTGTCTGAAAATACTGTTAACATAGGAGAAATATGGCTTCACATTTACgccatttattttgtttacagatcTCACGAAGACTCTTCAGATGATTCAAGGTCACGATCTGGCTCGCGTGACAGGAAATAAGGCGGTCAAGGTTTGATTGTTGTGAAAATGAGCTGTGCTTCATTTCGGTTTATTCCTTGACATTAGTGTCCTTACTTACAGATGTTCATATGAGGACAAATTAgtattcatttttatacgcccgtctctgaaataacgggggcgtattatgtgaataGCAGTGGCGGGCGGTGGCTGATGTCCAAAAGCATGTCACTCTctaagtcgaatagttttcatcggctcttcaccaaacttgctgacaatgtttgtgggcataatatcttggccaagtttgataaccacccaaatcaccAGAGGCaatcttggattatggcccttgaattactcgaaaactgtgaatttagccttaTCTGCCCTCTTAAGGTAGGACAACTCTAATGGACAATATTCCAAACTtaattcaaaatgtgttttttattatctatatcataccactgaattgtttttaaaatattaggaCACCTTTCCAGgtgaataaaaattttttttaaaaaaattccatcCCACCCCATGTTTTCACTTTTACTCAAAATTATCTGACCCCTAGGGTAAATAAAATGGCCATAAATTACTTATATTAAGCAATATAATACTAAATTTGGAGTTTATGGACCAAGAAGTGTTGTATGTTTGCAAATAAgatgatttaaatgtttatttgcaaGACATTTCTTCTAAATTTGCATTTACCCATGACAATATGTGCAAACTCAAAAGCACTTTATTCCGCGGCAAAATGTCGTGACGACATTAAAAGTATGATTTTTCCGCAATAATATGATTATTCCAAAACAAATTAATGCttattttttataactgacctaTTCCTAAGGTAAATAAACCATATTTAAAAACTTTGCCCGTCTAGTATTGAAAAAACACCAATGGGAAGTTGGAGAGATGGAAATATTTTCATCACTTTATTTCCACTACTACATATCGACAGCTGCCTATAACAATCAGAATCTAtgtattattgacatttttacaaGTTGTTTGGAGTTTATAAcaatacaaacacatttgaatACATTTACTAGTTGGTTTaaccattttaatgtaaaataatatgatATCATTAGGTATTTGATACCACCAAAAAGTAAATTTGCCGAGACAAAATTTGAGTAAATAATATATCTTACgcattacataaatattttctggtaaatacattgtatgatgtTTTATAGATAAGAACATTGCAATAAATATAGAACACCTATATTGTTATTTCCTTAATTATCACTGTGGATGTACAGACAAATAAATgtacagaaaacatttttgtccCTGAACAGTTATTATACCAGAGTATAAAAATctagtgattttcaaaatatttagcaATTTGTGGTACAATCTCTTCCAACACTTTCTTATTGTTAGAGACTCTTGGTAAGCCTTCTGAGTTCTTTGAAATAAACACATCTTTTAAAGCATCTTCCCCACCTCTGTTATGCAACAGTTTTAAGTGATTTATATTCAAACCAGACCCAGCAATGTTTTCAGCGGTAGGTTTTTTTATCACACCTGAATAAATCAACGGATTCAATGATGGCAAATTGAGTGTTTTAGATTTGTTGAAAGCCATGTTATTAGCAATTGCTGACTGAGTAAAACTATGAGCCATTAAATCACTACTTGAGAGGTTCACAAACTTGATTAATTTCCCAAGGGCAACCACATCACCCATGGCATTGTGTGCATCGTATGTTTCACCAAGTAAAGATGACACAAGGTCTACTTGTTTCAGTGATGTGTTCGGATAAAGCTTTCGAAACACTGACATGGAGTCAATGAATGCACATTCTGATAACTTATCCTGAGCTCCAATGTTCTTTAATGTAGACACAAGAATGGGAAAGTCAAATCTGCGACCATTGTGAGCTACTAAACATACACTTTTGAATTTGGATATCCAATTAACAAATTCATCCATAGCAGTTTTTATGGACACTGATTGCACTTTTGTTCCATTTACTGTCATTTCCTCATTATAAAATGATATGCCAGTAACAGTTGTTGCAGCCATAGAAATGGGAACTGTTGGTTTAACATATGTATTGAACTGCTCTCCTGACTGTAACTCCACTGCAGCAATCTGTGTAATCTGCGGAAGCACTCCATCTTTAACtgcaaaacaattgaaaaaaaaaatgtatacatattcaCTTTATTCAGAAGTAAATGTCCATTCCCCTACTTCACTTGCACAGATTGTCCAAATTTTGGAACTGCTAGTGGAGATTGTACTCTTGTCCCCAGCTTCTCAGACTGACACTTTGGTCGAAAGAGCTATTGGTGACCCTCCATGAGAAAAATTCTGACATGCATTCCCATGTTAactgtatatataataatgttgttgAAATTAGCATAAAAATAGTTCTTCAATGATAACAATGTTATACCAAATCCAAGCTGTCTGGTAGACTATGTTGTACATACAGCAGACACTAGCAACCATGTGTCTGACACCAAAATACAGAAGTTAGTGGACATGATTTCTGAAGTTGTAACAAACTAAACAATTACTCACTCAGGCCTGTTGTTTCCAAGTCAAAAGATATAACAGCTGGGGGTCCTGGTAACTGGACAGGTTTAAAATTACCCCTTGGAATGGAATCTGGAATCTGTTCCACATCTACATTGTCGCCGTGACCAATTCCTGTTATATAAAAGTATAAATGCAAACAAATGTATTCATCTTTTGGTTTTGGTTTCCCTGGCTGCTGTCCTAGTAACAAAAGTAGCTGTAAAATTATAATGAATATGGcagttatgttttaaaatatccaaGTGTTAAacaacatatatgagccgcaccatgagaaaaccaacatagtggctttgtgaccagcatgaataCAGACCAGCGCAGATCAGGTTCCGTGCTGTTCGTTTTCGAAGTCTATTGTAATATGGGGAAacataagcgaacagcatggattctgaccagactgcagatgcgcagactggtctgaaTCTATggtggtcgcaaagtcactatgttggttttctcatggtgtggctcatatgtaTTTGTAAAGGGGACCATATCATAACGTACAAGTTCAATATTACAAGACTCTTGAAGAGCTCAGAACATGAAAATCCCCCTTGGTGGAGTCAGTAACTGTAAAAGCAACAATGGGTCTTACATGATATGAAGCCTTAAGTGTAAATAGCCCGGAAACTGTTTTGTAGTCCCTAGACCTATAAAACAATaggggatcatctgctggtcatgacaaacctccatACAAAGTCTGATGTTCCTAGGCTGAAGCATTTATGAGTTACTGCCCGGACAAAGTTTTGCAGTCAAAGGTCCcctgaaacctttgacctactgacctaaaacaACAGGGTTCTGaagaaggggggcataataaacattttcatgtttaCTCACCTGACTGATACGTGTCTCCTTCTAGAGCTTCATTTGCACCTTGATTAGTAGCCCGTTCCTGTTTCAGCACCAGTCGTCTACGTTTAGTAGATGGGGATTGGGCTTTCTGTTGTTTGGTGTGTCGCCGCTTCAAGCACATGTCAGCATACTTGACAGTGTGTGCACCAGGAGATAGTCCGAGCTTGTTGAAACCctgtaaaacaaattataatcATAAAAAACAACACCTTTCTACCCCTATAAGAATATAATGTATATTGAAGATACATACAGATATTGCAGTTTGCACAAAAAAGATTAATACTTTGCTAATGTTTTCATcacaaatattgttaaatttatttgtttacataaattattctgacatGGGTGCCACACTATTTTTTATTGACTTTTAAGTTCTAGGTAATTTTCACCAGAAACTGACAACTGcccaaaaataatttttagatTCTATGAAGTTTTCATTACCAATCTCTCTTATGCGGATGGACATAAGTCTTGAACTCACAACTTATTGCTCTCATGCCAGGTAATCAGTATAAATTGAATGTATAGAAACATACTTACATTAAAGATCATGGCATTCAGGTTTCATCGATATCCAAGAAACAACAACTGGAATAACAAGAACAATCTGAAACGAATCAATAAAATTGaacaaataacaacaaaattaaccaataacgtaagaaaacaaaaactgtctGACAGTCAGTGCTTGACAATTCGAAGCTTGTTTATATAGACAAAATCCTCCCTACAGCAAGTGTCTCAAGTTTCATTGCAATAGCATTGATTGAACttataaaaagttaaacaaaaagggccataactccttacAAAATCATCCTAGAGTTATGGTGCATTTGCCTAGTTTCAAGACTGAAGTTTCATTGCAGTAAACAAAATACTGGACTTCATAAAAAAAACTGTAACCAATGTAGATGCATTTacaagtccccccccccccccccaaccttAACCGCTTTGAATAGTCAAAATAATAACGGTAAgggtttttcaaagaaaaatgagTGAGGAGACAGGAATTGTGGTGGTACCACAAAGAAAAAAGTGATTTCCCTCATCACCACTCATTTTTCCCTGGAAAATCCTTAAATACGAAGTAAAGAACAATAACAAATTCAGAACATTAACTATTTTATACCTTAGTTATATAGTGCCTTCCTTCATTTACGAATGCTGCTGTGGCATGGACTCGGTAGTCAAGACTGCTGGTGTTGCCGTAATGGTGACTCTTAGGAGCTCTCAGTGTCACTTCCTTGTTGGCATGTTCACACTGTTGGCTTGAACCAAGATCTATATACTGATGGGCATTATGTATCAGTGGATCAAATATCTGTTGTAGTCGTTGTCTGAGGGTTTCATCGTGTAGAGCTGTCTTATAGGGCAGGCTACGATGAAGATATTTTTCTCCTGGTTTTCTTTTATATCCACAATACCTAGGCATACAAAGACTATGGTCTCCAAACTGATGTGGAACAATGGCTTTCAAGTTGTTTTCCATTCCACTTTTATCTCCTTGGTTTTTGGCAAATGTgtattttaaacacttttcaaGGTGGGTGATAACACTTTTGCTCAACTTGAtacctttgtcatttttcaagCAATATAGacttttggtaaagtttttaaccacatgatttttatcaaatcttTTCTTCATACTTATTCCAAGgttagtttttatttttgaaataagtgTATTGTCTCCATCACCCTCCAAATACTCCACTGGGGTGCCCTCTTCCAACAATTCATGTACCCCCTTTACACCACTTGTGGCTTCCATAGCCCTAGCACTACCTGTGTGGTTACGCACACATCTATGGGGACGAACTTTTTGGCCTGGTCTTTTTCTTCGCCACCAGCTACAAACACCGCAAATTCTGTGACCAACAACTGTCTTGATGACTTTCTTCTGTTTTGTAGACTTCCCAGTGGTCATGAAGAAAGTATGAGCTGTGAGAAATAACAAACATAAATATTAGATTGAATGTCATtcatacttttcaagttatacttcagacaagccttattttgtataataaagggagataattaaaaaaaaataggtagaGATACggttctttgatactgcacttcCTGTGCCACATCACACCATGGTAATACTTACTTTGTACAATTatcatgaaaatccatccattcCTTAGATATTTCAGCTGATGGACAtgacggatggacagatggaaTAACGGATGGACAATGCAGAAACTATATCCTTAAAAAGTAAAATCGACTTTAATTTAGCCATTTTGTTAAGTACATTTGTTGATTTGTTGATAACTTAGTTAGTTCTCTATTTTCAAAAGTAGTTTTTTGACATACTTGTATTGTACAAcatttcatacaagaatacacATAtggcaaacaaatatattttaaaagaaaaatacagcTGAGAACTTACAGGTTAGAGAGTCAAAACCTCGTTTATGCCAGGCTGTGTCCACAGCAACTGACATACCACTTCTTGTGCGGCATGGATATTTAGGTAGTAGTCTGACTTTAGCTTTTCTGGCTTGCTTGGGTAACGTTCTATGTAATTTGGGAGTGTGAACTGGGGGAGGCACTGGCATTCTGTTGTCCAATGGAGtgctgcaaacaaacaaatatatataacaaatctgaatttgtatttttgtcaGGGTGTGGTTGTGAAAGCTTATTATTCTTGAGGTTGCATGTTCGATCCTACATACTGAATCTGGGTTCCATAATCCATATAGTTTACACCCTGAAATCAGGTTAACTCCAGCGGCACAGAAGAGCCTCCACATATGGATAAAATGGCAAAGAGTTTTGATTATTGGTCTGTGTATGCTGGTGCTACATGTTgacaaattaacccttaccctgctagatttctataatgaacttgtccatctttaaatttggacagtatcattaactgttagatgggatgattacaaaaaaaatactgactgaatggcgaacagtgcagatcttgatcagactgcatggatgtacagtctgatcatgatctgcactcgccgcaaaggcagaataaatcgtgtccagcatgatagggTTAATATCTGTACTGTAAATAAAGAGTCTCCAAAAAATCTGAGACTGAAATCTTACCTTTGAGGCATTGTATTTCAAGGTTTTAGAAAATGATTGAAACATATAAGTACCTGCAACTGTTATCTGGTAAAGAGGCAGTCTCTGGGACATTCTGTTCAACATGTTCAATATAGCTACATGTATTCTCATCATCACTCTCAGTATCAGTCCAATCTAGTTCATCATCATGAAGCCTCAACCTATTTTTAAAGAATGCTAgcatttaaaattgtatttagtaTAAATTCATGGCATACTGTGCAATGTAAAATATAATGTATCCTTGCAATACGAAACACCAGAAACACTAACTCTGTTGTTGATTTGAAGATAAAATTAGTCATAAGTCACAATCTAAGGTTTTGGTTTGAACAATCAGTTAGCCATAAGTCACAGTCTTTGGCTTGAGTAtctaaaaaataatattcttacTGTGATACAGGAGATGAATCTGGTAGTGGACAAACGCCCAAGTCTTCAATCAAACCACTCATACCAACTTGTGCATCTTGAGACTCTGCATGTGCAATGGTCCTGTagaattaatttgaattataaaaacaactgagaaatatcaaatattgttacTGACTTCTATTTTGGAGTCCATAGACTCAAACTATTGCAAAATTTAATGGACTGGCACTTTCCACACTATtctgaaaaattattttcaattaggtggaatctatttttgtatttttatcaaaatcacaGCTTTGGACTCCTGgttctaaaaatgtagaaaaaaacttgGTTATCAGAGATTAACTGATTGACTGACTGATAGAATTAAGTGCATATGATATAGAAATCTTTTAAATATCAAGTATATACAACCTAAGGCTATGTGtctaacaaaaaataaacatactccATTTCATTCTTTAATGCCTCCTCAGCTACGGCTCGTGATGACTCAGTGGAAACTTTCTCCACAACATCTCCTGCCCGAATCTCCATCTTTTTCAAGTTTGCATCTGACACTGTCTTTAGATTTAGTGTAGCTAACATGTTATTTACACGTCTTGGCCCACCCAGACTATCGATCATTGCTGGaaagatattgacagtttttcaagaaagaaattaaaccattataaaaacataaatacagtatagtggacgcaacttgatcccgatggttgacctttgtattataatacataatgaggcacaacctattattaaAAAGGTGCGTACGTAAAACGATTTATCTATTTGCATtcataaataattcaaatttaaaactgatttatCGTGATATAGGTTCACTGCACCCGTTATTTCTACAattacggacaagtgaaatttgatcagagttTACTATAACTATTatacggacaagtaaaaaatagcaaataaCAAAAACGGACTTgtaagcaagtcaaaatcagatttcgctgCCCCTGACTTATCAAACAATACATTGTACCAACTGGTACACAAACCAGAAACCGGATCTTGTTACAACATTCAGTCATCTGAAACCCACAGGCCATTCGGGCCACTAAGCTTGCAGAATTTACTGGCCCGGATCACTTTCTACTGGCCAAAATCTTTTGTTATACATGTGGTGGTACTGTACACATTTACTTACATCTTCATTGCATTCAACATTTTCTtctcattttttcattttaaaaaagcaaagaaaatgacaaaacgcAGCTGATTTCATATATTACCACATTTTACCCGTTTTTTTTATCTCCTTGCATACAAAGCCATGTAAAAAGCAGGGAATCCTAACAGCAAACGTTAACGGTCGGATGAATGGAATTCCCTTG
The sequence above is a segment of the Mercenaria mercenaria strain notata chromosome 3, MADL_Memer_1, whole genome shotgun sequence genome. Coding sequences within it:
- the LOC123552078 gene encoding uncharacterized protein LOC123552078 yields the protein MARNQKGQFSKRKPVSRRKKLLNNDHCYCGNNVTTTRVGLDLDESWKVGRRLVEWEVLLGNLKYCQKCKLGPVPLTINTIQGDLQKGLGGYLYVKCENPDCEYINRAAYGKTYHQTAERRGMPCFAVNTKLGTAMIDSLGGPRRVNNMLATLNLKTVSDANLKKMEIRAGDVVEKVSTESSRAVAEEALKNEMETIAHAESQDAQVGMSGLIEDLGVCPLPDSSPVSQLRLHDDELDWTDTESDDENTCSYIEHVEQNVPETASLPDNSCSTPLDNRMPVPPPVHTPKLHRTLPKQARKAKVRLLPKYPCRTRSGMSVAVDTAWHKRGFDSLTSHTFFMTTGKSTKQKKVIKTVVGHRICGVCSWWRRKRPGQKVRPHRCVRNHTGSARAMEATSGVKGVHELLEEGTPVEYLEGDGDNTLISKIKTNLGISMKKRFDKNHVVKNFTKSLYCLKNDKGIKLSKSVITHLEKCLKYTFAKNQGDKSGMENNLKAIVPHQFGDHSLCMPRYCGYKRKPGEKYLHRSLPYKTALHDETLRQRLQQIFDPLIHNAHQYIDLGSSQQCEHANKEVTLRAPKSHHYGNTSSLDYRVHATAAFVNEGRHYITKIVLVIPVVVSWISMKPECHDL